Proteins encoded in a region of the Longimicrobiaceae bacterium genome:
- a CDS encoding DUF5985 family protein has protein sequence MRELLSGAIVMGYLLPGVFFFRFWKDTADRLFLIFGLAFTLLAVQRTMLTLLADTPSAHIYLYVIRLLAFLLIIAAIVDKNRAAGSRR, from the coding sequence ATGAGAGAGCTGCTTTCGGGCGCCATCGTGATGGGCTACCTCCTCCCCGGGGTCTTCTTCTTCCGGTTCTGGAAGGACACTGCGGACCGGCTGTTCCTGATCTTCGGGCTGGCGTTCACGCTCCTCGCGGTGCAGCGCACGATGCTCACGCTCCTGGCGGACACGCCGAGCGCCCACATCTACCTGTACGTGATCCGGCTGCTCGCCTTCCTGCTCATCATCGCGGCCATCGTGGACAAGAACCGGGCGGCGGGCTCCCGGCGGTAG
- a CDS encoding DUF5985 family protein, with the protein MASIVYALCGLTSVACAVLLLRGFHSSGARLLLWAGLCFVGLAVNNVLLFVDLSVVPDLDLSVWRSLPALAGLLLLIYGLVWETR; encoded by the coding sequence ATGGCTTCGATCGTCTACGCCCTCTGCGGGCTCACGAGCGTCGCCTGCGCGGTGCTCCTCCTTCGCGGGTTCCACTCTTCCGGGGCCAGGCTCCTCCTGTGGGCGGGGCTTTGCTTCGTGGGGCTGGCCGTCAACAACGTCCTGCTCTTCGTGGACCTGAGCGTCGTGCCGGACCTGGACCTCTCCGTCTGGCGCTCGCTGCCCGCCCTCGCCGGGCTGCTGCTGCTGATCTACGGGCTGGTGTGGGAGACCCGATGA
- the nadA gene encoding quinolinate synthase NadA produces the protein MIQVSDALRTPLEYARLSREELRDRILRRKEELNAVILGHNYQRVEIQEVSDYLGDSLGLSQEAARTDAEVIVFCGVHFMAETAKILSPDKTVLMPDLRAGCPMADFVTGESLRRLKARYPGAAVVAYVNSTAEVKAESDICCTSANAVQVVDSIPRDRTILFVPDRNLARYTAEKSGRPYVVAGQEVGEPEPGSIVAWDGYCYVHDDLVLDELAAARAKHPRALVVIHPEARADLLAEADYVTSTSKMVDIAEQHDELIIGTERGLIDRLKQRFPEKTLVPLSGAAICGNMKMNTLAKLAWSLDHLEHEIVLDEEVRSRAEASLTRMLDLSGGWRPPTAEEAALEEAGLRPGGCGCA, from the coding sequence CAGGTCTCCGACGCTCTGCGGACTCCGCTCGAGTACGCCCGGCTGTCGCGCGAGGAGCTGAGGGACAGGATCCTGCGGCGCAAGGAGGAGCTCAACGCCGTGATCCTGGGCCACAACTACCAGCGGGTGGAGATCCAGGAGGTCAGCGACTACCTGGGCGACTCGCTGGGGCTCTCGCAGGAGGCGGCGAGGACGGACGCGGAGGTGATCGTCTTCTGCGGCGTGCACTTCATGGCGGAGACGGCCAAGATCCTCTCGCCGGACAAGACCGTGCTGATGCCGGACCTGCGCGCCGGGTGCCCCATGGCGGACTTCGTCACCGGCGAGTCGCTCCGGCGCCTCAAGGCCCGCTACCCGGGCGCGGCCGTGGTGGCGTACGTCAACTCCACCGCGGAGGTCAAGGCGGAGTCGGACATCTGCTGCACCTCGGCCAACGCGGTGCAGGTGGTGGACTCCATCCCGCGCGACCGGACGATCCTCTTCGTCCCGGACCGCAACCTGGCCCGCTACACTGCGGAGAAGTCCGGGCGCCCGTACGTCGTGGCCGGGCAGGAGGTCGGCGAGCCGGAGCCCGGCTCGATCGTCGCCTGGGACGGCTACTGCTACGTGCACGACGACCTGGTGCTCGACGAGCTGGCCGCCGCCCGGGCGAAGCACCCGCGGGCGCTCGTGGTGATCCACCCCGAGGCGCGCGCCGACCTGCTCGCGGAGGCGGACTACGTCACCTCCACCTCGAAGATGGTGGACATCGCCGAGCAGCACGATGAGCTGATCATCGGCACCGAGCGCGGGCTGATCGACCGCCTCAAGCAGCGCTTCCCCGAGAAGACCCTCGTGCCGCTCTCGGGCGCGGCCATCTGCGGGAACATGAAGATGAACACCCTCGCCAAGCTGGCGTGGTCGCTCGACCACCTGGAGCACGAGATCGTGCTGGACGAGGAGGTGCGGAGCCGCGCGGAGGCGTCGCTGACCCGGATGCTGGACCTGTCCGGCGGGTGGCGCCCTCCCACGGCGGAAGAGGCGGCGCTGGAGGAGGCGGGGCTCCGCCCGGGGGGCTGCGGTTGCGCCTGA